From the Chitinolyticbacter meiyuanensis genome, one window contains:
- a CDS encoding di-heme oxidoreductase family protein translates to MRYKLLIPAVLVAGTVLAAVSGKLARFEAGEDLPGGVAATIDDHGKNAFSLPAPALSDAQKTDFVVGNSFFKKAWVEAPSSTAARDGLGPHFIARSCGACHTLDGRGAPPTITRGVQDEQPMALLIRLSIPGTDAHGGPAPEPTYGGQFNNDAIPDVKPEGKVQIRYRELPGKFADGTRYSLRAPTYTFTELGYGPMHPDVQLSPRIAPHMIGLGLIEAIKLEDVQANAARQAAENKGIKGEPNWVWDAYAQKTVLGRYGWKGNVGTVAHQAAGAFVGDIGITSKHFPNEECTAAQKDCLASPTGGKPEIDERKMDQVILYSQALAVPSRRNPKDPAVLRGKQVFADANCVSCHVPSYTTGTHPTLPKLSNQKIWPYTDLLLHDMGEGLADNRPDFKAGGRQWKTPPLWGLGLIPAVNGHSYYLHDGRARNLMEAVLWHGGEAEASKQYVLKLNKQDRDNLVRFLQSL, encoded by the coding sequence ATGCGTTACAAGCTGTTGATCCCCGCCGTGCTGGTTGCCGGCACCGTGCTCGCCGCCGTCAGCGGCAAGCTGGCCCGATTCGAGGCCGGTGAAGACCTTCCGGGTGGCGTGGCCGCCACCATCGACGACCATGGCAAGAATGCGTTCTCGCTGCCGGCGCCGGCGCTGTCCGATGCGCAGAAGACCGATTTCGTCGTCGGCAATTCCTTCTTCAAGAAGGCCTGGGTCGAGGCGCCGTCATCCACCGCCGCACGCGATGGCCTGGGGCCCCATTTCATCGCCCGCTCCTGCGGCGCCTGCCACACGCTCGATGGCCGTGGCGCGCCGCCCACCATCACCCGCGGCGTGCAGGACGAGCAGCCGATGGCGCTGCTGATCCGCCTGTCCATCCCCGGCACCGATGCCCATGGTGGCCCGGCACCCGAACCGACCTATGGCGGCCAGTTCAACAACGACGCCATTCCGGACGTGAAGCCGGAAGGCAAGGTGCAGATCCGCTACCGCGAGCTGCCCGGCAAGTTCGCCGACGGCACCCGCTACAGCCTGCGCGCGCCGACCTACACATTCACCGAGCTGGGCTATGGCCCGATGCACCCGGATGTGCAGTTGTCGCCGCGCATCGCGCCGCACATGATCGGCCTCGGCCTGATCGAGGCAATCAAGCTGGAGGACGTGCAGGCCAATGCCGCGCGCCAGGCAGCCGAGAACAAGGGCATCAAGGGGGAGCCCAACTGGGTGTGGGATGCCTACGCGCAGAAGACGGTGCTGGGCCGCTACGGCTGGAAGGGCAACGTCGGCACGGTGGCGCACCAGGCGGCCGGCGCCTTCGTCGGCGATATCGGCATCACTTCCAAGCATTTCCCCAACGAGGAATGCACGGCGGCGCAGAAGGATTGCCTGGCCTCGCCCACCGGCGGCAAGCCGGAAATCGACGAGCGCAAGATGGACCAGGTCATTCTCTACAGCCAGGCACTGGCGGTGCCGAGCCGGCGCAATCCCAAGGATCCCGCCGTGCTGCGCGGCAAGCAGGTGTTCGCCGATGCCAATTGCGTCAGCTGCCATGTGCCGAGCTACACCACCGGCACGCATCCGACGCTGCCCAAGCTGTCCAACCAGAAGATCTGGCCATATACCGACCTGCTGCTGCACGACATGGGCGAGGGCCTGGCGGACAATCGCCCCGACTTCAAGGCGGGCGGCCGGCAATGGAAGACGCCGCCGCTGTGGGGGCTTGGGCTGATCCCGGCGGTGAACGGCCACAGCTACTACCTGCACGATGGCCGCGCCCGCAACCTGATGGAAGCGGTGCTGTGGCATGGCGGCGAAGCCGAAGCCAGCAAGCAGTACGTGCTCAAGTTGAACAAGCAGGACCGGGACAACCTGGTGCGCTTCCTGCAATCGCTGTAA